Proteins found in one Gammaproteobacteria bacterium genomic segment:
- the fhcD gene encoding formylmethanofuran--tetrahydromethanopterin N-formyltransferase: protein MKIKKTEIVDTFAEAFEMWGSRVIITADTLGWARAAAQSMTGFATSVIRCKCEAAVECEIAREDTPDGRPGISVLLFTMAKDNMSARLVDRIGQCVMTCPTTACYNGIPSEDTVPVGGRLRYFGDGYQISKKVGDRKLWRIPVMEGEFVVDDSFGVQPAVGGGNLLIYGPNRSTTLRASLAAADAMKEISGVFLPFPQGVVRSGSKVGSKYKGLIASTNDEYCPTLRGFAPKTQIPDGIEAVYEIVVDGLDEESVAEAMKRGMHTAAEKGATLISAGNYGGDLGKYHFHLNKILEG from the coding sequence ATGAAGATAAAAAAAACAGAAATTGTTGATACGTTTGCTGAAGCTTTTGAAATGTGGGGTTCCCGCGTCATCATTACTGCTGACACATTAGGATGGGCGCGAGCTGCAGCTCAATCAATGACAGGATTCGCAACATCTGTAATTCGATGTAAATGTGAAGCTGCGGTTGAATGTGAAATTGCAAGAGAAGACACTCCCGATGGGAGACCTGGTATTAGCGTGCTTCTTTTCACCATGGCAAAAGACAATATGAGCGCACGTTTAGTGGACCGAATTGGCCAATGTGTCATGACCTGTCCTACCACCGCTTGTTATAACGGAATACCTTCGGAAGACACTGTCCCTGTTGGCGGACGTTTACGCTATTTTGGTGATGGCTACCAAATCTCCAAAAAAGTGGGCGATAGAAAACTTTGGCGCATTCCAGTCATGGAGGGAGAATTTGTTGTCGATGATTCTTTTGGTGTTCAACCTGCAGTGGGCGGAGGTAATTTATTAATATATGGGCCCAACCGTTCAACAACTTTACGCGCATCGTTAGCCGCAGCCGATGCGATGAAAGAAATCTCAGGTGTTTTTCTTCCATTTCCACAAGGTGTTGTTAGATCAGGCAGTAAAGTAGGGTCAAAATATAAAGGCTTGATAGCATCGACCAATGATGAGTACTGCCCTACTCTGCGTGGCTTTGCACCCAAAACTCAAATCCCCGATGGTATTGAAGCTGTTTATGAGATTGTTGTCGATGGTCTAGATGAAGAATCAGTCGCTGAAGCCATGAAGCGCGGAATGCACACTGCTGCAGAAAAAGGCGCTACGTTAATATCTGCAGGAAATTATGGCGGTGATCTTGGCAAATATCATTTTCATTTAAACAAAATATTAGAGGGTTAA
- a CDS encoding formylmethanofuran dehydrogenase subunit A, which translates to MTNELRIANGKVYDPANNIDGEVRDICVKDGRIVDSVSDSATVINAHGNIVMPGGVDIHCHIAGPKVNLARKLQPEDHRLDPHPATEHTRSGTGGIVPSTFATGYRYATLGYTTAFDAAVPPLAARHVLEELHDTPVIDKGYYILLGNNIFLQNLIKEGRKEELTQAVAWWLHASKGYTCKLVNPGGDEPWKGRKNSNVKDIDEKSDEFEISPRTIIDTFIDVASELGLPHPPHVHCNNLGHSGNFETTIETMKTAGDRRVHIAHIQFNSYAGEVGKNPLSAGREIIEYINDHPNISCDVGQVMFGKSTIMTADAPLAYMLKGYTHAKWVNVDTECESGCGIAPFNYQENIYTHALQWAIGLEIFLLSKDPWRVVLSTDHPNGGSFMSYPKLIKLLMDKSFRDEEMKRVNQKAMAKTFLGELDREYTLSEIAIITRAGPAKCLGLKNKGHLGIGADADITIYDEQDDKELMFNAPRYVIKSGHAVIADYEFTTDFYGKTLHSTQEYDPAIEDIIRPFFDDYYSIRFDNYAVSDAYLHDHEFIPAQKS; encoded by the coding sequence ATGACAAACGAGCTTCGTATTGCGAATGGCAAGGTCTATGATCCTGCTAATAATATTGATGGAGAGGTTCGCGATATTTGCGTCAAAGATGGTCGCATCGTTGACTCCGTCAGCGATAGTGCCACTGTAATCAATGCTCATGGCAATATTGTCATGCCAGGTGGCGTTGACATTCACTGTCATATTGCTGGCCCTAAAGTTAATCTGGCGCGCAAACTTCAACCTGAAGACCATCGTCTAGATCCACATCCCGCGACAGAACACACACGCTCAGGTACAGGAGGAATTGTGCCTTCAACTTTTGCAACAGGTTATCGGTACGCAACTCTGGGTTACACAACCGCCTTTGATGCAGCTGTCCCGCCTTTAGCTGCACGCCATGTACTAGAAGAATTACATGACACCCCCGTAATTGATAAAGGCTATTACATTCTGTTAGGCAACAATATTTTCTTACAGAATTTAATCAAAGAAGGACGAAAAGAAGAACTTACTCAAGCGGTAGCATGGTGGTTACATGCTTCTAAAGGTTACACCTGCAAACTGGTGAACCCTGGTGGCGACGAACCATGGAAAGGTAGAAAGAATTCAAACGTCAAAGATATTGACGAAAAGAGCGATGAATTTGAAATTTCTCCGCGCACAATTATCGATACGTTTATTGATGTGGCTAGTGAATTAGGTTTGCCACACCCTCCTCATGTTCATTGTAACAATTTAGGCCATAGTGGTAATTTTGAAACAACCATAGAAACAATGAAAACAGCTGGTGATCGACGTGTACATATTGCTCATATCCAATTTAATAGTTACGCCGGCGAAGTAGGCAAAAATCCTTTATCTGCAGGTAGAGAGATCATCGAATACATTAATGATCACCCTAATATCTCTTGTGATGTCGGACAGGTCATGTTTGGTAAATCAACAATTATGACAGCAGACGCGCCACTCGCTTACATGCTTAAAGGTTATACCCATGCTAAGTGGGTCAATGTAGACACCGAATGTGAATCGGGCTGCGGTATCGCACCTTTCAATTACCAAGAAAATATTTACACGCACGCATTGCAATGGGCGATTGGCCTAGAAATATTTTTATTATCAAAAGATCCTTGGCGGGTTGTATTATCGACTGACCATCCAAATGGTGGATCATTTATGAGTTATCCGAAGTTAATAAAATTGCTTATGGATAAAAGTTTCCGTGATGAAGAAATGAAACGCGTAAACCAAAAAGCAATGGCAAAAACATTCCTCGGAGAGCTTGACCGAGAATATACACTTAGCGAAATCGCCATCATAACTCGCGCAGGACCTGCAAAATGTTTGGGCTTAAAAAATAAAGGGCACCTAGGTATAGGTGCTGACGCAGATATTACTATCTACGACGAGCAAGACGATAAAGAGTTAATGTTCAACGCACCGCGCTATGTAATCAAATCAGGACATGCCGTCATTGCCGATTATGAATTTACCACTGATTTTTATGGCAAAACTTTACACTCGACTCAAGAATATGACCCCGCAATTGAAGACATTATCCGCCCGTTCTTTGATGATTATTATTCAATTCGATTTGATAACTACGCGGTAAGTGACGCGTACCTACATGACCATGAATTTATACCCGCGCAAAAATCATGA